A DNA window from Rhodococcus sp. Z13 contains the following coding sequences:
- a CDS encoding VanW family protein, whose product MSGSNGTEDPDRGDETPPVEPETQPVPEREVSEADREPAPEAETPQEEDVPPWEAPTAVIPVASGAQTDSVVSGAQTDSVVSGAQTDPGGTDLPPPASPPPGGDEPYGGDSGDSGPNLPRRAIALVVGGVVALLAVLYVADLATSSGKVPRGTTVAGIEIGGMSLDAAEATLIEDLTPRLTAPVTVTAGDTGGQIVPAEAGIGIDWPATLDRVGSQPLNPFTRLASFFRTDEIGVVSTRDEPLLTAAVEKVTASAAHEPREGNIVFEDGQPVPITPQSGQQVDTADASDVFAERWLYGDVALPVESVDVTVTREGLDRALAEIAVPAVAQDLTVQGREGVTGVLPRNDIGAVLSFVPDGSGGLQPQYDTEAATGILAPQLAPSETEPKDARIVLEGGRPSVVPSETGELVDWPVTLEKLPDLLKQEGERRVEAVYREAEPELTTEGAEKLGIREVIGEFTTSGFEYASGVNIRLAAEEIDGAIVEPGETFSFNDYTGPRGAAQGYIESGIIESGRPGRAVGGGISQLATTLYNATYFAGMEDVEHTEHSYYISRYPAAREATIFDGAIDLKFRNPFDTGVMIQTIGTSSDITVRIWGTKTVDVQSVTGNRTNYTSPNTITLPAGSGCVPSGGAQGFTVTDTRIVTDAQTGAQISNTTRTVRYDPVPVVRCVSPEPAPRNAPAPAEDSDAGEAGTDAPAAETPAEEPAPGGADEEE is encoded by the coding sequence GTGAGCGGCAGCAACGGGACCGAGGACCCGGATCGGGGCGACGAGACGCCGCCGGTCGAGCCCGAGACGCAGCCCGTTCCCGAGCGGGAGGTCTCCGAAGCCGACCGTGAACCCGCACCCGAGGCCGAGACGCCGCAGGAGGAGGACGTCCCGCCTTGGGAGGCCCCCACCGCCGTCATCCCGGTTGCCTCCGGCGCACAGACCGACTCGGTCGTCTCCGGTGCACAGACCGACTCGGTCGTCTCCGGTGCACAGACCGATCCGGGAGGCACCGATCTGCCGCCCCCGGCCTCCCCGCCTCCGGGTGGCGACGAACCGTACGGTGGGGACTCCGGTGACTCCGGCCCGAATCTGCCCAGGCGCGCGATCGCCCTGGTCGTCGGGGGTGTCGTCGCGCTGCTCGCCGTCCTCTATGTCGCCGACCTCGCCACCTCGTCCGGCAAGGTGCCGCGCGGCACGACCGTGGCCGGCATCGAGATCGGCGGCATGTCCCTCGACGCCGCCGAGGCCACCCTCATCGAGGACCTCACCCCGCGCCTGACCGCCCCGGTCACCGTCACCGCGGGCGACACCGGTGGGCAGATCGTGCCCGCCGAGGCGGGCATCGGCATCGACTGGCCCGCGACCCTCGACCGTGTCGGTTCCCAGCCCCTCAATCCCTTCACGCGACTGGCGTCGTTCTTCCGCACCGACGAGATCGGTGTGGTCTCCACCCGTGACGAACCGCTCCTCACCGCGGCCGTCGAGAAGGTGACCGCCTCGGCCGCCCACGAACCCCGTGAGGGCAACATCGTCTTCGAGGACGGTCAGCCCGTCCCGATCACCCCGCAGTCCGGCCAGCAGGTCGACACCGCCGACGCGAGCGACGTGTTCGCCGAGCGCTGGCTCTACGGCGACGTGGCGCTGCCCGTCGAGAGCGTCGACGTCACAGTCACCCGGGAAGGACTCGACCGGGCCCTCGCCGAGATCGCGGTCCCGGCCGTCGCCCAGGACCTGACGGTGCAGGGACGCGAGGGTGTCACCGGTGTGCTGCCCCGCAACGACATCGGTGCGGTGCTGTCGTTCGTGCCCGACGGCTCCGGCGGCCTGCAGCCGCAGTACGACACGGAGGCCGCGACCGGCATCCTCGCGCCGCAGCTCGCCCCGTCCGAGACCGAACCGAAGGACGCGCGGATCGTCCTCGAGGGCGGCCGTCCGTCGGTCGTGCCCAGCGAGACCGGTGAACTCGTCGACTGGCCCGTCACCCTCGAGAAGCTGCCCGACCTGCTGAAACAGGAGGGTGAGCGCCGCGTCGAGGCCGTCTACCGCGAGGCCGAACCGGAGCTGACCACCGAGGGCGCCGAGAAGCTCGGTATCCGCGAGGTGATCGGCGAGTTCACCACCAGCGGCTTCGAGTACGCCTCCGGCGTCAACATCCGGTTGGCCGCAGAGGAGATCGACGGTGCCATCGTGGAGCCCGGCGAGACCTTCTCGTTCAACGACTACACGGGTCCGCGTGGCGCCGCGCAGGGCTACATCGAGTCCGGGATCATCGAGTCCGGCCGGCCCGGGCGGGCCGTGGGCGGCGGCATCAGCCAGCTCGCGACGACCCTTTACAACGCGACGTACTTCGCCGGTATGGAGGATGTCGAGCACACCGAGCACAGCTACTACATCTCGCGTTATCCGGCGGCGCGTGAGGCCACCATCTTCGACGGTGCGATCGACCTGAAGTTCCGCAACCCGTTCGACACCGGCGTGATGATCCAGACGATCGGCACCAGCTCCGATATCACCGTGCGGATCTGGGGCACCAAGACCGTCGACGTGCAGTCGGTCACCGGCAACCGCACGAACTACACCTCGCCCAACACGATCACGCTGCCCGCCGGGTCCGGCTGCGTTCCCTCGGGCGGCGCGCAGGGCTTCACAGTCACCGACACCCGTATCGTCACCGACGCGCAGACCGGGGCGCAGATCTCGAACACCACGCGGACGGTGCGCTACGACCCGGTGCCCGTCGTCCGGTGCGTCAGCCCGGAACCGGCACCGCGCAACGCCCCGGCGCCCGCCGAGGACTCGGATGCGGGTGAGGCCGGCACCGACGCCCCCGCTGCGGAGACACCGGCCGAGGAACCGGCACCGGGCGGGGCCGACGAGGAGGAGTGA
- a CDS encoding 3-oxoacyl-ACP reductase gives MAEAKGAPKLYAQLISSAPGAFLAKQFGLPKPETLRRYQPGEPPLPGPVLLGGSGRLVEPIRTLLSDYTFAEPSDTSFGALVFDATGITDAAGLEQLFTFFQPTVRNLLPSGRVVVLGTTPEEAASVDERIAQRALEGFTRSLGKELRRGATVQLVYVSPKAPTGLSGAESTLRFLLSAKSAFVDAQVIRIGEDEAKAPASWDKPLDGKVAVVTGAARGIGATIAEVLARDGATIVAVDIPAAGDALTQTANKVKGTAFTLDVSAADAGDKLAEHLLERHGGADIIVHNAGITRDKLLVNMDAARWNSVIAVNLVAPQKITEVLVEKGALKEGGRVIDVSSIAGIAGNRGQTNYGASKAGVIGLVQATAPVLAEKKITVNAVAPGFIETAMTAAIPLATREAGRLMSSLQQGGETVDVAETIAWFANPASSAVTGQVVRVCGQSMLGA, from the coding sequence GTGGCCGAAGCCAAGGGCGCTCCCAAGCTCTACGCCCAGCTCATCTCGTCCGCACCCGGGGCATTCCTCGCCAAGCAGTTCGGTCTGCCCAAGCCCGAGACGCTGCGCCGCTACCAGCCGGGTGAGCCGCCGCTCCCCGGTCCGGTGCTGCTGGGAGGAAGCGGCCGCCTCGTCGAGCCGATCCGCACCCTGCTGAGCGACTACACGTTCGCCGAGCCGTCCGACACGTCCTTCGGTGCCCTCGTGTTCGACGCTACCGGCATCACCGACGCCGCGGGCCTGGAACAGCTGTTCACGTTCTTCCAGCCCACCGTGCGCAACCTGCTGCCCTCCGGTCGCGTCGTCGTTCTCGGCACCACCCCCGAGGAGGCGGCCTCCGTCGACGAGCGCATCGCCCAGCGGGCCCTCGAGGGCTTCACCCGCAGCCTCGGCAAGGAGTTGCGCCGCGGCGCGACCGTCCAGCTCGTCTACGTCTCCCCCAAGGCCCCCACCGGCTTGTCCGGCGCCGAGTCGACGCTGCGCTTCCTGCTCTCGGCGAAGTCGGCCTTCGTCGACGCGCAGGTCATCCGCATCGGTGAGGACGAGGCGAAGGCCCCCGCCTCCTGGGACAAGCCGCTCGACGGCAAGGTCGCCGTGGTCACCGGTGCCGCGCGCGGCATCGGCGCGACCATCGCCGAGGTGCTCGCCCGCGACGGTGCGACGATCGTCGCCGTCGACATCCCGGCCGCCGGCGACGCGCTGACGCAGACCGCCAACAAGGTCAAGGGCACCGCCTTCACCCTCGACGTGAGCGCCGCCGACGCCGGCGACAAGCTCGCCGAGCACCTGCTCGAGCGGCACGGCGGCGCCGACATCATCGTCCACAACGCCGGGATCACCCGCGACAAGCTGCTGGTGAACATGGACGCCGCCCGGTGGAACTCGGTGATCGCGGTCAACCTCGTCGCCCCGCAGAAGATCACCGAGGTCCTCGTCGAGAAGGGTGCCCTCAAGGAGGGTGGCCGCGTCATCGACGTGTCGTCGATCGCCGGTATCGCCGGCAACCGCGGCCAGACCAACTACGGAGCCTCGAAGGCCGGTGTCATCGGTCTCGTGCAGGCCACCGCACCGGTGCTCGCCGAGAAGAAGATCACCGTCAACGCCGTCGCACCCGGTTTCATCGAGACCGCGATGACCGCTGCGATCCCGCTCGCCACCCGCGAGGCCGGCCGCCTGATGAGCTCGCTGCAGCAGGGCGGCGAGACCGTCGACGTCGCCGAGACCATCGCGTGGTTCGCCAACCCGGCGTCGAGCGCCGTGACCGGGCAGGTCGTGCGCGTGTGCGGCCAGTCCATGCTGGGGGCATAG
- a CDS encoding acetyl-CoA C-acetyltransferase produces MTTEARSSKQRRVAVLGGNRIPFARSDRKYARASNQDMFTAALDGLVGRFNLQGEQLGAVVGGAVLKHSRDFNLIRECVLGSALSPYTPAWDLQQACGTGLQSIIAVGDAIAAGRIEAGIGGGVDTTSDAPIAVNNQLREFLLSLNRARTTADRVKLLGNVRPSMLGIEIPRNGEPRTGLSMGEHAAITAKEFGISREEQDELAAASHRNMAAAYDRGFFDDLVTPFLGLTRDDNLRPDSSVEKLAKLEPVFGTKLGDATMTAGNSTPLTDGASVALLASEEWAAERKLPVLAYLVDSETAAVDYVHGGDGLLMAPTYAIPRLLKRNGLTLQDFDFYEIHEAFASVVLATLQAFESEEYCKGKLGLDAPLGSIDRSKLNVNGSSLAAGHPFAATGGRIVASLAKMLHEKKQETGKPVRGLISICAAGGQGVTAILEA; encoded by the coding sequence GTGACTACCGAAGCCCGTTCCTCGAAGCAGCGCCGTGTCGCCGTCCTCGGCGGCAACCGGATCCCCTTCGCTCGCTCCGACCGCAAGTACGCCCGCGCGTCGAACCAGGACATGTTCACCGCGGCTCTCGACGGCCTCGTCGGACGGTTCAACCTGCAGGGCGAGCAGCTCGGTGCCGTGGTCGGCGGTGCCGTCCTCAAGCACAGCCGCGACTTCAACCTCATCCGCGAGTGCGTGCTCGGCAGCGCCCTGAGCCCCTACACCCCGGCCTGGGACCTGCAGCAGGCCTGCGGCACCGGCCTGCAGTCGATCATCGCCGTGGGCGACGCCATCGCCGCCGGCCGCATCGAGGCCGGTATCGGCGGTGGCGTGGACACCACCTCCGACGCGCCGATCGCCGTGAACAACCAGCTGCGCGAGTTCCTGCTGTCGCTCAACCGCGCCCGCACCACCGCCGACCGCGTCAAGCTGCTCGGCAACGTGCGCCCGTCGATGCTCGGCATCGAGATCCCGCGCAACGGTGAGCCGCGCACCGGCCTGTCCATGGGTGAGCACGCCGCGATCACCGCCAAGGAATTCGGCATCTCCCGCGAGGAGCAGGACGAGCTGGCCGCCGCGAGCCACCGCAACATGGCCGCCGCCTACGACCGCGGTTTCTTCGACGACCTCGTCACGCCGTTCCTCGGCCTGACCCGCGACGACAACCTGCGCCCCGACTCGTCCGTCGAGAAGCTCGCCAAGCTCGAGCCGGTCTTCGGCACCAAGCTCGGCGACGCCACCATGACCGCCGGCAACTCGACCCCGCTCACCGACGGCGCCTCCGTCGCGCTGCTCGCCAGCGAGGAGTGGGCCGCCGAGCGCAAGCTGCCCGTGCTCGCCTACCTCGTCGACTCCGAGACCGCGGCGGTCGACTATGTCCACGGCGGCGACGGTCTGCTCATGGCCCCCACCTACGCCATCCCGCGTCTGCTCAAGCGCAACGGCCTGACCCTGCAGGACTTCGACTTCTACGAGATCCACGAGGCGTTCGCGTCGGTCGTGCTCGCGACGCTGCAGGCGTTCGAGTCGGAGGAGTACTGCAAGGGCAAGCTCGGCCTCGACGCGCCGCTCGGCTCGATCGACCGCAGCAAGCTCAACGTCAACGGCTCGTCGCTCGCGGCCGGTCACCCGTTCGCCGCGACCGGCGGCCGCATCGTCGCCTCGCTCGCGAAGATGCTGCACGAGAAGAAGCAGGAGACCGGTAAGCCCGTCCGCGGCCTGATCTCGATCTGCGCCGCCGGTGGCCAGGGCGTGACCGCGATCCTCGAGGCCTGA